TGAGTCGGCGCGCGGCGGCCTCAATCGCGACCGCCGCTAAGTATCGGCGGTCACAACTATAGACTTCGGCGTGCCGAACTTTCAAGTCACACACTCCTAACTCGTGTCGCCAGAGTCTACCCAGGCACACAGCAACGGCCGCGGCCCACCTGGTGTGGTCCGCGGCCGTTGCGCGCTCGCGCTAGTTCGCGATGAGTTCGGGCGCGGGCGGCGCGCCCGCCGCCGCGGGTGTAGCGAGCCCCGCCTGCTTCGGCTCAGGCTCTGCCGCCTCCCGCTGCGCGGTGTGCAGCGGCGACTTCCCAAACCTGGCTTTCAGCCAGTCTGCGAGGCGCCGCCAGGTGCGGTCACGGACGAAGATCATGTCACCGAGAATCATCATCAGCGAGAACCAGGGCAGTGCGAGCAGAATCGCGATCGACGCGTGCATGCCCGTCACCAGCACGAGGCCAACGATGCGGCTCCACCGGTTGAGCAGCAATACCGGGAACAGCAGCTGGCCGTACACACTGAGCCACGACGCGATGAACACCGCCGGCGTCACCTGCCAGGCGAGGTGATTCAGCCACGGCACGAGCGTCAGCTCCTCGACCTGCAGCGGATAGTACGACGCGACGCCCGTCACCCATGTCGAGCCTTGCAGCTTCCACAGTGCGCTGGTGACGTAGATGACGCAGAGCTGGTAGCCGATGAGCACCACCGCAACGTTGCTACTCAGCACTGGGAACCACTGCGGCACCCGCCACTTCCCAACCCCCAACCGCTGCGGATCGAGGCCCCGACGACCGACACGCTTCGCGCGCCGCCGCGCGTCGAGCGACCAGCGGTACGAAGTGTCGGCGAACAGCAGGAAGATGATGAAGAGCCGGAACGTCTGATAGTGCCCGGTGTTAGTCACCACGGGGTCGAGCGTGGTGAACCCCAGCCAGAGCGCAACAAAGAGCGGCGACACGACCCGCATGCGCCACCCCAGCGTGTACGCCACCGCGACCGCCATGAGAACGAGAATCTTGGCGAGGATCAGCGGGTCGGGGTCGGCTCGGGAGAACAACGCCGAGATGGGCCAGATGTAGGAGTGTACCGACGAGTCGCGGAACATCGCCGAACCCCACTGCGAGCCATGTCCGAACGTGTATGAGAAGTTCGGGAGATACATGGCGAGGATCACGACCGTTGAGGCGCCGAGCCCGATGCGCAGCAGCGCCAGACCGTAGGTCGCGTGCCTGGCTTCGAGGAACCAGTTCATGAGCCGATCCCAGGTGTTCGATATCGCACGTGCCATGATCACTCCCCCTGCTCTTCTTCGACCACACCCGCGGGCTCGAGCCCGGCTTCCACACCGGCCTTGTCGGCCCAACTCCGGAAGCTTCGAGCGAAGGCCTCACGGTCTTGTCCTGGCCACTCCATCGCTGGCACCCAGCCAAGGTCCGTGTACTTGGCGGGAGGCCGTTCTGCGTCAGGATCATGACGGTCGGCCCACCGAATCACCGGGTCGTACACCGCCCGGACCTGCACGGCCTGTACGTCGCCGGCGTCACCCCACATCGCGTGGGCGACCTGGGTCGCGTACGAGGCCGTGTAGTTTGTTGCTCGGATGAACGCGCGCACCTCTGCTCTGTTCGAATCGTCGGCAGCCACCAGCGCGTCTCGCAGTCCGTAGAGTTCGTCACCGTCGAGGTGATTCTTGGAGGCAACCTGTTGCTGCTCCTCGCTCAGCGCCCGATAGGTTGCCATCAGGCGTTCCGCGCCGACGACGGAGAGCTGCTTGCGGAGCGTGCGCCGGTAGGGCTCGGCGAGCTCCACAGCAGACGCGTTCACCCATTCGGAACGAGTCCGCTCGCCGCCGGGGGTTTCGACCCAGGCGCGCACCCAGAGCTGCCTGTCTGTGTCGACCGGGTCAGGGGCGAAGATCTTGTAGTCCTGAACGAGGTAGGGGCGCACGTACTGATCCGCGGCAGCACCCGGCAGCACCTGATATTTGAGGTCTGTGTATGGGGTGTTGTAGACCCCCGTGAAAAACATGTGCACCGCGAGTAACGCGATGGCGCCGGCGGCCACGCCGCGAGCGGCTTTGGGGACGCGCTTCCCCGAGCTTGTTTTCACAGCCCCCGAGGAGCGTTCTCGTGGAGTATCTGAAGTAGCCAAATTGCCCGCTCTTTCTTCTCTGAAAGTCCGCCTGAATTCACCGTAGCGCAAAAGCGCAACGCGGCGACCCAGTATTTCTCACCGGATCGCCGCGCTGCGCTGCGCTATGGCTTAGCTCTCACTCTGCGTCGCTCGTGCTCGGGCTCGCACCCGGGTAGTAGCTACCAGAGCGCCGCCCGCCACGAGGAGTGCGGCGGTGAGGATGCCGAGGCCACCAAGGTCCACTCCACCTGTCGCGGACAGCGGATGTCCCTTCCCGTTACCCTTCGAGCCCACTCCTGGCTTGCCGCCCGGCTGGCTGCCGGGATCAGAGCTGGGGTCAGCGGCAGGATCAGAGCCAGGCTCTGACGCGGGATCTGCACCTGGGTCGGTACCCGGATCGGTGCCGGGATCAGTACCCGGATCCGTACCAGGGTCGGTGCCGGGATCAGTACCCGGGTCCGTACCAGGCTCAGCACCCGGATCAGTACCGGGATCAGTGCCTGGCTCGGTGCCCGGATCCGTACCGGGGTCCGTACCCGGGTCGGTTCCTGGATCAGTACCCGGATCGGTGCCAGGATCAGCACCCGGTTCAGTGCCCGGGTCTACTCGCGGGTCCTCGCCGGGATCGGTGCCCGGGTCAGCTCCAGGATCGGCACCCGGATCGGTGCCGGGATCAGTACCCGGGTCCGTACCAGGCTCAGCACCCGGATCAGTACCGGGATCAGTGCCTGGCTCGGCGCCGGGGTCCGTACCAGGCTCAGCACCCGGATCAGTACCGGGATCAGTGCCTGGCTCGGCGCCGGGGTCCGTGCCCGGGTCCGTACCAGGCTCAGCACCCGGATCAGTACCGGGATCCGCGCCTGGGTCAGCACCAGGGTCGGTTCCTGGATCAGCACCGGGATCGGTGCCAGGATCAGTGCCGGGGTCCGTACCAGGATCAGTGCCGGGGTCCGTACCAGGATCAGTGCCGGGGTCCGTACCAGGATCAGTACCCGGATCGGTTCCTGGATCAGTACCCGGATCGGTGCCAGGGTCAGTACCCGGATCGGTTCCTGGATCAGCACCCGGATCGGTACCCGGATCAGTGCCAGGGTCGGTACCAGGATCAGTACCCGGGTCAGTACCCGGCTCCGTGCCCGGATCAGTACCCGGATCGGCGCCCGGGTCAGCGCCGGGATCGGTGCCAGGGTCCGTACCCGGATCAGTTCCAGGATCGGTACCAGGGTCAGCGCCAGGCTCCGCACCAGGGTCTACACCCGGCTCAACACCTGGGTCAGAGCCAGGATCGGTGCCGGGGTCCGTGCCCGGATCAGTACCCGGGTCAGTGCCAGGGTCCGTACCCGGGTCAGTGCCAGGGTCCGTACCCGGATCAGTACCTGGGTCCGTGCCAGGGTCAGTACCCGGATCGGTTCCTGGATCAGCACCCGGATCGGTTCCTGGATCAGCACCCGGATCAGCACCCGGGTCAGTGCCAGGGTCCGTACCCGGATCAGCGCCAGGGTCCGTACCTGGATCGGTACCCGGCTCCGCACCAGGATCCGTACCCGGATCGGTACCCGGCTCCGCACCAGGATCCGTACCCGGATCGGTACCCGGCTCCGCACCAGGATCCGTACCCGGATCGGTACCCGGCTCCGCACCAGGATCCGTACCCGGATCGGTACCCGGCTCCGCACCAGGATCCGTACCCGGATCGGTACCCGGCTCCGCACCAGGATCCGTACCCGGATCGGTACCCGGCTCAGCACCAGGATCCGTACCCGGATCGGTACCCGGCTCAGCACCAGGATCTACACCCGGCTCAACACCTGGGTCAGAGCCAGGATCGGTGCCGGGGTCCGTGCCCGGATCAGTACCCGGGTCCGTACCTGGATCAGTACCGGGGTCCGTGCCCGGATCAGTACCCGGGTCTGTACCTGGATCAGTACCGGGGTCAGTACCCGGATC
Above is a window of Leucobacter aridicollis DNA encoding:
- a CDS encoding HTTM domain-containing protein codes for the protein MARAISNTWDRLMNWFLEARHATYGLALLRIGLGASTVVILAMYLPNFSYTFGHGSQWGSAMFRDSSVHSYIWPISALFSRADPDPLILAKILVLMAVAVAYTLGWRMRVVSPLFVALWLGFTTLDPVVTNTGHYQTFRLFIIFLLFADTSYRWSLDARRRAKRVGRRGLDPQRLGVGKWRVPQWFPVLSSNVAVVLIGYQLCVIYVTSALWKLQGSTWVTGVASYYPLQVEELTLVPWLNHLAWQVTPAVFIASWLSVYGQLLFPVLLLNRWSRIVGLVLVTGMHASIAILLALPWFSLMMILGDMIFVRDRTWRRLADWLKARFGKSPLHTAQREAAEPEPKQAGLATPAAAGAPPAPELIAN
- a CDS encoding DUF5819 family protein, which produces MKTSSGKRVPKAARGVAAGAIALLAVHMFFTGVYNTPYTDLKYQVLPGAAADQYVRPYLVQDYKIFAPDPVDTDRQLWVRAWVETPGGERTRSEWVNASAVELAEPYRRTLRKQLSVVGAERLMATYRALSEEQQQVASKNHLDGDELYGLRDALVAADDSNRAEVRAFIRATNYTASYATQVAHAMWGDAGDVQAVQVRAVYDPVIRWADRHDPDAERPPAKYTDLGWVPAMEWPGQDREAFARSFRSWADKAGVEAGLEPAGVVEEEQGE
- a CDS encoding choice-of-anchor G family protein, with translation MKPPQVVGRGPSRARPLALITAAAMVAGPVLFSSSAAFADTREATEDSAAHGHWIALEGLGLDVVGAAYTQSSFPDTVGPVADPLNLSVLNGLGSIQLGTLSLPLIKPAPGGLGLLELGNLGAISSYSASPSVTESVASSGLINSDGSLNVDAAANGGYGFAKLDASQLLTQIIGADAVNALLDEASIQIGALGSRASSNAGTVGSEYMLTDLKLDVHSPAVEGLVDSVNTTLGVALKPIQDLLGAGGGIETILSGVVNTIDALPLTNASLNSASIDIAPLLDRVRTELLAEPLANTDNSVVVDLSTGSIRVDLASLVIDRSGGASLSSLPTNTEVLHGDTVNAILDGVTDALTGNGPESAISKIVDTVREGVYDLALNVSIQADISLPIVGALVDAPVTISGSLGGFVQQPGHAAPIVDTSQINVAGIPVGTVLQPIINALNGAVTSIGGVLGGVIDGVVDNLQPLVMGAVSPVVSGLLTDGLVPVLRNVANITINQQPTEAPFNEPGGDLGAESFTVRALNVSVLPNVGANGAVALQLGSSTVKALAEDPGTDPGTDPGADPGTDPGADPGTDPGTDPGTDPGTDPGADPGTDPGTDPGTDPGTDPGTDPGTDPGTDPGTDPGTDPGTDPGTDPGTDPGTDPGTDPGSDPGVEPGVDPGAEPGTDPGTDPGAEPGTDPGTDPGAEPGTDPGTDPGAEPGTDPGTDPGAEPGTDPGTDPGAEPGTDPGTDPGAEPGTDPGTDPGAEPGTDPGTDPGADPGTDPGTDPGADPGADPGTDPGADPGTDPGTDPGTDPGTDPGTDPGTDPGTDPGTDPGTDPGTDPGTDPGSDPGVEPGVDPGAEPGADPGTDPGTDPGTDPGTDPGADPGADPGTDPGTEPGTDPGTDPGTDPGTDPGTDPGADPGTDPGTDPGTDPGTDPGTDPGTDPGTDPGTDPGTDPGTDPGTDPGTDPGTDPGADPGTDPGADPGADPGTDPGAEPGTDPGTDPGAEPGTDPGTDPGAEPGTDPGAEPGTDPGTDPGAEPGTDPGTDPGTDPGADPGADPGTDPGEDPRVDPGTEPGADPGTDPGTDPGTDPGTDPGTDPGTEPGTDPGTDPGAEPGTDPGTDPGTDPGTDPGTDPGTDPGTDPGADPASEPGSDPAADPSSDPGSQPGGKPGVGSKGNGKGHPLSATGGVDLGGLGILTAALLVAGGALVATTRVRARARATQSES